In the genome of Burkholderia diffusa, one region contains:
- a CDS encoding DUF2000 family protein, with protein MFDTKVALIVRDDLATWQKLNVVAFLATGIAAGAPEALGEPYEDAAGNRYGRMFGQPMLVFAADLDGLQAAHRHALSREVRIMPYVRAMFSTGHDAANREVFRAEDAANLDLVGLALHGPKKAVDKAVKGLTLHA; from the coding sequence ATGTTCGATACGAAAGTGGCATTGATCGTGCGCGACGATCTCGCGACGTGGCAGAAACTCAACGTGGTCGCGTTTCTCGCGACGGGCATCGCGGCCGGCGCGCCCGAAGCGCTCGGCGAGCCTTACGAGGATGCGGCCGGGAATCGCTACGGCCGCATGTTCGGGCAGCCGATGCTGGTGTTCGCGGCCGACCTCGACGGCCTGCAGGCCGCGCATCGGCATGCGCTGTCGCGCGAAGTCAGGATCATGCCGTACGTGCGCGCGATGTTCTCGACCGGGCACGACGCGGCCAATCGCGAAGTGTTTCGCGCCGAGGATGCGGCGAATCTGGATCTGGTCGGCCTGGCGCTGCACGGGCCGAAGAAAGCCGTGGACAAGGCTGTGAAGGGATTGACACTGCACGCATGA